TTACCTTGTTCCCAAAATGGGGGAGTTCGCAGTCTCTAACACTGCGTTTTATACCTCTCTTTATATCACCGACATCAATGAGCCGCCGTCCGAGCTGACCCCGATCGAGGCGCAGATTGACCCGTTTGCCACGATTAGCGAGGACGGCGAGAACGCCAATACGCCGGCAGTTGGTGTCCTTCTGACCCATGAGCAGGGATGGTTTCAGGAAGGTCTGGCGCTCGGCACTCTGCTGCACTCGTTGTGCCTCGCGCCCGGCGAGGTGACCAAGGTTGCAATCGTCGACTGGCAGCGCCGCGCTGCGGCTGTCGACGCCCAAGCCACAGATCAAAGCGAAGAGGTTGCAAGCGCGTCTGACCAGGCGCTGTCCACGACCGAGGTGCAGCGCGCGCAGGCGAAAGAGTTGCAATATGGCCGCTCGTCCGGAAGTTCTGTGTCGAGCCAGTCAAATGTCGGTGGCAGCGTTGGCTTTCTGGGGATGGGCGTGTCGGGCTCCACCTCATTGGCCGCGAGCCATGCCCATTCCGCGTCCATGAGCACGGGGGTCAGAAACCTTTCGGCTGAGTCGAGCCGTGACGTCAGCCAGCGGACCGAGCAGCTCAGCCAGGCGACGCGCTCTCGCCGCTCGACCCAAGTGCGCGAAGTGCAGGAAGGAGAGACCGAGAACGTCACGACCCGCGTCGTCGCGAACTACAACCGGATGCACGCGCTCACCGTTCAATACTACGAGGTCCTGCAAGTCTATGCTTTGCGAACCCGCGTCTCAAAGGCCGAACGGTGTCTATTTGTGCCGCTGAAGGTTACAGAGTTCTCTTCGGATAACCTGCCACAATTCCGGGAAGTTCTGGTTGCGATCGCCACGGACCTTGGATTTGAAGACCTGCGCGCCTTGTTGATGGAAGGTAGCAATAACGCGGAGGCCCGCGAGGCCGAACTGGTGGCCGCCCAAAGCGCGGTGGAAGAGGCGCTGAAGAATATCGAGACGGCCCGGAAGGCGCTTGATGCGCATATGGCCCACCAGCCGCAACCACCGGTATTTTCCGGAAATATCGTGAAGTTCTCGCAGGCGATGGCGAGCTATGCTAATGCGATGCCGAAATGGGCCGCGCGCGCAAAGCAGCTTCAAGCCCAGATCCCGCGCGCGATTGCGGCGCATGCGAAGACTCTTTCAAAGCTTGCTGCCCTGAAGGAGCGGCACCGGGTGTCAGGCGAAAGGCTCATCGAATTCCTGAACCGCGATAAGCTGATCCTGAACCAGATGATGTGGATGCGGCTTGATGCGCATCGGGTGCATGCCTTGCTCGCCAAGCACACGTTCCGCGATAATCCTCTTGCGGGGCTCATCGACCCGAAGCCGGTGGGGGTCTTCGGCAACTACGTCGCCTTCCGGTGGCATTTTGATGACAAGGAGCAGCGCGACAGCTTTTCAAGTAAATACGTGATGGACGAGGGCACTGTTGACACGACGGTTGTGCTCCCATCGGACGGGGTCTTCGCCGAGGCTGTTCTGGGGCAATCGAATGCCGCCGAGAAGATCGATCTGACGCGGTTCTGGGATTGGGGCGAAAATCCGATCCCGATCCTGCCACCCGACATTGCTGCAATCGAGACCGGCAGCCGTGCAACCGAAGTCGCAACGAAAGACGGTGGGTTAGAGCCTTCTTTGGCGGCATTGGGTCAGCTCCAATCGCTGCCCGGATCTGATTTGGCCGCGATTCTGAGTGCCCTGCAGCAAGGGTCGATCTTCCGCAATATGAGCGGGATCGAGCAGACCGCAGAGCTCGCTAAACAGACTAGCGGCGCCGCGAGTAAGGGCGCATCGGAGGCTGCCAAAACCGCGCTTGAAGCTCAGAAAGCCTATGCTGACACCATGGTCAAACTCGCCAACAGCGAAGCTGGGAAGGCCGCGGTCCAGCTTGCAATGACCGCTACGCCTCAGGGTAAGGCTGCGACAGTCCTGGGCGGGCTGATGAATGCCGGGAAGGGCAGCGAGGAGCCAAGCCTTGATCCGAAGCCGCCCATCAACACGGGCATGACGTCCAAGCTGAGCAATCTGAAGGGGCGCAACAAGGGCCGCGGCTAGCGGCCTTTCCAGACCGGGTCGCGCTTTTCGGCGAAGGCACGTGCGCCTTCAAGCTGATCTTCGCTAGAATAGAGCCTTTTGACGGTATCAAAGCTGCTGCTTGTGATCTGGTTCATCGTGTCCTGAAACTTCTCGTCCTCCGCCTCGCGCACGATTTCCTTGATCGCCGCGTAAACCAGGGGCGGACCGGAGGCCAGAAGTTCGGCCAACGTCCAGGCCTCGCTCATCAAATTGTCGGCCGGATAGATGTGGTTGACGATGCCCCACCCCTTTGCCTCGGTTGCGTCGAACCAGCGGCCAGTGAACAAAAGCTCCATCGCGATGTGATAGGGAATGCGCTTCGGCAGTTTGACGGACGCCGCGTCGGCAACCGTGCCGGATCGTATCTCTGGCAGCGCAAAGGTGGCGTGATCTGCCGCGAGGATTATGTCTGCGGACAAGGCCAGTTCCAGGCCACCGCCGCAAGCTATGCCATTCACCGCAGCAATGACCGGCTTGTTCAAATCGGGCAGCTCCTGCAGCCCACCAAACCCACCCACACCGTAGTCGCCGTCCACCGCATCACCGTCAGCTGCGGCCTTGAGATCCCAACCCGGGCAAAAGAATTTGTCCCCGGCCCCGGTGATGATCGCAACCCGAAGCTCCGGATCATCGCGGAACGCCGCAAAGGTCTCGCCCATAATCCGCGACGTCTGCAAATCGATTGCGTTGGCCTTGGGACGGTTCAGCGTGACCTCGAGGATCGCGCCATCGCGGCGAGTCTGAATTGGCGTATTCATGGGTTCTCTCTGATCAGGGCATCCACAGCTACCGCACCAGTATCGCTGCACAGCAACGGGTTCACTTCGACCTCGGCAATACGGCCGTCTTCGGCGATGACGAAACTTTGCACCGCTTCGACTGCGGCGACAATCGCATCGATATCACAGACGGCCGCGCCGCGGTATCCGTGCAGGAGTGGGGCGATTTCAAGCTTGCTTAGAGCCTGCTCAATGGCCTCTGGACGACTTGGAAGCAATAAGGTCTGACTGTCCTTCAGAAGCTCGGTTAACGTGCCGCCAGCGGCCAGGGTCAGCAGGTATCCATGCGCCTCGTCATAGGTTACGCCGATCAAAAGCTCCGCGCTTCCGTCGCACATTTCCTCGACAAGGAACGATGTCGCGTCCTGCATGCCGTCCATGGCTTCCTGCACTTCAGAGATCGATTTACAGTCCAGGATCACGCCGCCCGTCTCGGTCTTGTGGACAAGGCCATCCGCCTTCACGACAACTGGGAATTGCAAATCTTCGACACCGGCCGCGCCATGATTGGTGCGGACGGATGCGGGTACCTTCAGACCGAGTGATGCCAAGCGTTGCTTTGACTCGAACTCCGGCGAGGTCTCGCCGCTTCCAGATTGCGTTTTGTCGAAGATCGGAAGGGGATCGGCGGGAGCCAGAGGTTTTGCAGCCAAAGCGATAGCTTCCAATGCCTCGGACAGGCCGGCGAATGGGACCACGCCACCTTCGATCAGAGTCTGCGCCACACTTTCCGGCATCAACTCGGGCAGGGTCGCAACAACCGCGACTGGGCGCTTTGTGCCCTTACGGACGCGCAGCGCTGCGTTCGTCGCGAATTGCCAATCCACGGGATCACAGCGATCCGACCGAGGATAGTCGAGAACAATCAGCGTGATCGCGATGTCAGGCGATGCCATGGCTGACCAGGCCGCGGTCATCGCGTCTTCGTCGCGCCAGATGTAGGTGTGGTAGTCGAGAGGATTGGCCAAGGCCACTTTAGGTCCAAGAGCACGTTTTAGAGCCTGTTCCTGCGTGGAGGACAGTTTCGGAAAGGTGAGATCGTAATCCACGGCCATGTCGGCAACCATGGACGCCTCGCCGCCAGAACAGCTGATAGAGCCTAGGCCGTTGCTTTCCAGACGGCCATACAGATGAAGCAGCTTTAGCGTTTCGAGGAAGCTTGGAAGGTCGCTCGCGCGCAAAATTCCAAGCCGGTCTAGGATCGCCTGAGCCCCGGCATCCGCGCCTGCAAGAGATCCGGTATGGGAGATCGTGGCCGAGCGCGCCTGCGTGGACTTGCCGACCTTCAGCGCGACCAGAGCGACGTTCTTCGCTCGCGCTTTCGCCGCCAGCGATTCCCACTGTCGCAAATCGCCAAAGCCTTCGATGTGAAGCCCGATCGCCGTAACCCGGTCATCGTCCAGCAGCGTTTCAGCGATCTGGGCCTGAGTTGTCTGCGCCTGATTGCCCGCCGCAATCATATACGCGATGGGCAGACCGCGGCCCTGCATCGTCATATTGATCGAGATGTTTGAGGACTGCGTCAGGATCGCGACGCCCCGCTCGACCTTCACGCAGCCATGCTGATCGGGCCAAACACAGACGCCGTCGAGCGCGTTGATGAAGCCGTAGCAATTTGGCCCAAGGATCGGCATGTCGCCCGCGGCGCGCAGCAATCTTGCTTGGGCATCGGCACCCGTGTGATCGATCAGTGTGGTTTCGGCATAGCCCGAAGCGAAACAAACCGCGCCCCCGGCATCCAGCTTCCTCAAACGCTCAATCGCGCCGATACTGGCCTCGCGATTGATGCCAACGAAGGTCGCATCGGGCACCTCTGGCAGTTGATTTACGCTGGGATAGGCTCTAATTCCTGAAATTTCCGGCTTGCTGGGATGAACTGCATAAAGCGATCCCTCGAAGTTGAAGAGCTGTGCTTGACGCAGCACCGCTTCGCCCCAGGCGCCACCGCCGACCACAGCAAGCGAGCGTGGCCTGAAGAGACGCGACAGGTCAGGCACCGAGCGCTCTTAACAAATCGCGGCTGATGATGTGGCGTTGGATCTCGGAGGTGCCGTCCCAGATACGCTCCACCCGCGCGTCGCGCCAGAACCGCTCGATCGGGTAATCGTCCATGAGGCCCATGCCCCCGTGGATCTGAAGCGTCGCATCCGTCACCCGCGCAAGCATCTCGGAGGCATAGAGCTTCGCAGATGCGATTTCCCGGTTTGCGGGCAAATTGCGGTCCAGCCGATCCGCCGCCGCAAGCGTCAAAAGGTCAGCTGCGTCGATTTCAGTAATCATATCGGCGAGCTGGAAGCTGACGCCCTGAAACTTGCCGATCGGCTGTCCGAATTGTTCGCGTTCGGCGGCATAGGTCAAACCATAGTCAAAAACCCGGCGCGCTCGCCCGACCGACATCGCGGCAACCGTGATCCGGGTGGCATAGAGCCAGGTATTCATCACCTCGAACCCGCCATCGACGTCACCAAGAACCTGCGCATCGGGCAATCGACAGTCGTCGAATTCAAGGATCATGTTCTTGTATCCGCGATGCGAGACCGACTTGTAGCCATCCCGAATGGTCAATCCGGGTGTGCCCCGATCCACCAGAAAGGCGGTGATCCTTTTCTTGGGACCCTTGGGCGTCGCATCTTCGCCGGTCGCGATGAACACGATGATGAAGTCGGCGTGTTCTGCCCCGGAAATGAAATGCTTGGTGCCGTTGACGACCCAGTCGCCATCTTTTCGCACAGCGGTACACGCCATCGAGCGTATGTCGGATCCCGCACCGGGTTCGGTCATCGCCAAGGCATCCATCCGCTCGCCCCGAACAGCGGGTGTCAGGTAGCGCTCGATCTGGTCGCCCTCGCAGGCCATCAGGATGTTCTGTGGACGCCCGAAAAAGTGGGTCAACGCCATGGAGCCGCGGCCCAGCTCGCGTTCCACTAAAGCGAAGTCCAAATGCCCAAGTCCGGCACCACCCACGCTTTCCGGGAAGTTGCAGGCATAGAACCCAAGCTCGATCGTCTTGCGCTTAATCTCGTCCGCGATCTCCGCCGGGACTTCGCCGGTGCGTTCGACCTGATCTTCGTGCGGGTAGATCTCGTTCTCGACGAAACTGCGAACAGTCGACGCGATCATTTCCTGTTCTTCGGTTAGTCCGTAGGCGGTCATTGGGCGTAATCAGAGCCTTCTTTATCGAGAATAGCCTTCAGTTCGGCCAAGTGGCGCACGTCCTGTTCGGGGTAGTTTTCAATCTCGTCCGCGGTCTTTGCAGCGATCTCGTCGGGAAGAATGCGCAGAGGCTGGCCGGTCTGAAGTGCGCGGATGTAGACCTCGCAGGCGCGCTCGAAGAAATACATGCGATTGAAGGTTTCCGCGATCGTGTCGCCAATGACCATGATGCCATGATTGCCCATGATCATGACCTTTTTCTTCGGGTCAGCGAAGAGTTGCGCGCAGCGCTCGCCCTCTTCCTCGAACGCGAGGCCGCCATAGTTGTCGTCGACAACCTGGCGATCAAAGAACATCGCCGCGTTTTGGTCCAATGGTGGCAGGATAGAGTTCTGCAAGCATGCCAGCACCGTCGCATGGACCGAATGTACATGCATCGCGCAGCGGGCGTGCGGGCAGTGCCGATGCAGGCCCCCGTGCAGACCCCAGGCGGTCGGATCCGGCGCGTTTGGGCCTTTCAAGACATCGGGATCGTTTGCGTCCAGTTCCAACATATCCGACGCGCTGATGCGCGAGAAATGGACCTGGTTTGGATTGATCAGAAACCGGGTGCCATCGTCGCTGGTTGCGAAAGAGAAGTGGTTCGACACGCCTTCATGCATGTTCAATCGCGCGGTCCACCTGAAGGCGGCGGCGAGATCGACGCGTTCTTCCCAGTGTTTGATGTTGGCGTGGGTTCCGTCCATGTCGTGCCCTCCTGTGCCGGGCAAGTTAGGCATGGCAGAGGCGGTAACGCTAGTGATTTTGCGACTTGCGCTCCCGTTGCAGGTCTGGAATTTTGGGACATGGAACACACACCCCTGAAATCTTGGGCCGACAGTGCCGCGACCTTGGTCGCGGTTGCGGCGGGCCGCGCTCCTGCGGACACTGTCTTGCGGGGTGGAAGCGTTGTGAATGTCCACACACGGGAAGTGCTTGAAGGCTGGCAGGTCGCGATCAGCTCTGGCCGATTTGCCTACGTTGGGCCAGACGCGAGCCATTGCATTGGACCTGAGACGAACGTCATTGAGCTGGACGGGCGATATCTGATCCCCGGGCTGTGCGACGGGCACATGCATATCGAAAGCGGCATGCTGACGCCCGCGGAATTTGCCTCTGCCGTCATCCCGCATGGGACGACGACGATGTTTACCGATCCGCATGAAATCGCGAATGTTCTTGGGTTACGCGGTGTTCGTTTGATGCATGATGAGGCTCTAATCCAGCCCATTTCGATCTTTACGCAGATGCCAAGCTGTGCGCCCAGCGCGCCGGGGCTGGAGACAACGGGCTACGAGATCGGTCCCGACGATGTCACAGAAGCGATGTCGTGGCCGGGTATTATCGGCCTTGGCGAGATGATGAATTTTCCCGGTGTCGTGAATGGCAGCCAGCAGATGCTGGCCGAGATTGCGGCGACGCAAAATGCGGGCAAGACGGTTGGCGGGCATTATGCCTCGCCTGATCTGGGTCCGGACTTCCACGCCTACGCCGCGGGCGGGCCGGCGGATGATCACGAAGGCACATGCGAGGCCGATGCGATTGCCCGGGTCCGTCAGGGGATGCGGTCGATGATGCGGCTGGGATCCGCCTGGTATGATGTAGAAAGTCAGATCACGGCGGTGACCGAGAAGGGGCTCGACCCACGCGGATTTATCCTGTGCACCGACGATTGCCACTCCGGCACTTTGGTGAATGACGGCCATATGAACCGGGTGGTGCGCCACGCGATTGCCTGCGGCTGCGATCCGCTCATCGCGCTGCAGATGGCGACGATCAACACGGCGACCCATTTCGGGCTGGAGCGAGAGCTTGGATCGATTGCGCCCGGTCGCCGTGCCGACCTGATCGTGACCTCCGACCTGCGTGAGCTGCCGATCGAGACCGTGATCGCGCAGGGGCGCATCGTAGCTGAGGGCGGTAAGATCAAAGTGTGCTGTCCGCATCTCGACTGGCCGCAAGACGTGCGCAAAACTGTTCGTATGGGTCGGGAATTGGCCGCACCAGACTTCGAGATCAAAGCTCCTGAAGGGGCCACAAAGGTACGCGCCCGCGTGATCGGCGTGGTAGAAAACCAAGCGCCTACGGAAAATCTTTCGCGAGATATTGCGGTGAAACAGGGTCTGTTGGCGCCTTCCGGCGATGTTTGCCAGATCGCACTGGTCGAGCGTCATCGCGGCACCGGGACTGTGGTTAACGCGCTCGTCGAAGGCTTCGGGTACACCGGAAAAATGGCGATGGCCTCGACCGTGGCACATGACAGTCATCACATGATTGTTGTCGGCACCGACCGCGAGAACATGGCCTTTGCAGCCAACCGGCTGGCAGAGGTCGGCGGTGGCGTAACAGTCTTCAAAAATGGCGAAGAGCTGGCGCTGATTGAGCTGCCCATAGCGGGCTTGATGTCGGACCGCCCCGCCGCAGAGGTCGCCGCCAAGGCCGACCGGATGGTCGCCGCGATGCGCGACTGCGGCTGCACCCTGAATAACGCGTATATGCAACACTCGCTCTTGGCACTCGTGGTCATCCCGTCGCTTCGGATCTCCGATCTGGGACTGGTCGATGTCACACGCTTTGAGCTGACAGATTTAATCGAGGACACACTATGATCGGCTATGCCGCAAATCTTCCCGTTCGGACACCTGATGTGCCGGAACCCGAACTTTTTACCAACCCGAAGCCCGCCGTCGAAAGGCTTCAAGCTCTCTATGAGATTTCATCCGATTATCTGACCAACCGGTTCCGCGACAGTCTGGAAGGCAATCCGCCAAGCGAACGATACCGCGCCTTTTATCCTGAGATCCGCATCTCCACGCAGAGTTTTGCGAAGATCGACAGCCGCCTGAGCTTTGGACACGTCGCCGGCCCCGGCACCTACGCAACGACCGTTACCCGCCCGGATCTGTTTGCGCATTATCTGGAGCAGCAAATCGGGCTGCTGATCGACAATCACGGTGTTTCAGTACAGATCGGGGCGTCGGAAACGCCGATGCCTGTGCATTTCGCGGTCTCCAACGCCCTTGGCCTTACGGTGCCCCAAGACGGGGCGATGGATTTCACCTTGCGCGATGTCTTTGACGTCCCGGACCTTGCCACGACAAATGACGACATCGTTAACGGCACACTGCCCGAAAGCCCTGACGGCACCAGCCCGCTGGCGCCTTTCACCGCGCAACGGATCGACTACTCTTTGGCGCGTTTGGCGCATTATACCGCCACGTCGGCGGATCACTTCCAGAACCATGTTCTGTTCACGAACTACCAGTTCTATGTCGAAGAATTCGAAAGCTATGCGCGTAAGGTGCTTGCCGATCCGAATTCCGGCTACACCGAGTTTGTCAGCACCGGCAACCACGTGCTGACCGATCCGGAGGACGATATCCCACCCATCGAAAAGATGCCCCAGATGCCGACATATCACCTGAAGCGCAAGAACGGCTCGGGGATCACATTGGTGAACATCGGTGTCGGCCCTTCGAATGCGAAGACCGCGACAGACCACATTGCCGTACTCCGGCCGCACGCCTGGTTAATGGTCGGCCATTGCGCGGGACTTCGGAATTCGCAAAGCCTTGGCGACTTCGTGCTGGCGCATGCCTATCTGCGAGAAGACCACGTGCTTGATGATGATCTGCCCGTCTGGGTCCCAATCCCGGCTTTGGCGGAAATCCAGATCGCGCTGGAGCAGGGCGTGGCAGAGGTTACCCAACTGGAAGGGTTCGAGCTCAAGCGCATCATGCGGACCGGGACCGTGGCGACGATCGACAACCGCAACTGGGAACTGCGCGATCAATCCGGCCCCGTCCAACGGCTCAGCCAGTCGCGCGCGATCGCGCTCGACATGGAAAGTGCCACGATTGCGGCCAATGGGTTCCGCTTTCGGGTGCCGTACGGGACGCTCCTGTGCGTCTCTGACAAGCCCTTGCACGGTGAATTA
The nucleotide sequence above comes from Litoreibacter ponti. Encoded proteins:
- a CDS encoding carnitinyl-CoA dehydratase, producing MNTPIQTRRDGAILEVTLNRPKANAIDLQTSRIMGETFAAFRDDPELRVAIITGAGDKFFCPGWDLKAAADGDAVDGDYGVGGFGGLQELPDLNKPVIAAVNGIACGGGLELALSADIILAADHATFALPEIRSGTVADAASVKLPKRIPYHIAMELLFTGRWFDATEAKGWGIVNHIYPADNLMSEAWTLAELLASGPPLVYAAIKEIVREAEDEKFQDTMNQITSSSFDTVKRLYSSEDQLEGARAFAEKRDPVWKGR
- a CDS encoding acetate--CoA ligase family protein; this translates as MPDLSRLFRPRSLAVVGGGAWGEAVLRQAQLFNFEGSLYAVHPSKPEISGIRAYPSVNQLPEVPDATFVGINREASIGAIERLRKLDAGGAVCFASGYAETTLIDHTGADAQARLLRAAGDMPILGPNCYGFINALDGVCVWPDQHGCVKVERGVAILTQSSNISINMTMQGRGLPIAYMIAAGNQAQTTQAQIAETLLDDDRVTAIGLHIEGFGDLRQWESLAAKARAKNVALVALKVGKSTQARSATISHTGSLAGADAGAQAILDRLGILRASDLPSFLETLKLLHLYGRLESNGLGSISCSGGEASMVADMAVDYDLTFPKLSSTQEQALKRALGPKVALANPLDYHTYIWRDEDAMTAAWSAMASPDIAITLIVLDYPRSDRCDPVDWQFATNAALRVRKGTKRPVAVVATLPELMPESVAQTLIEGGVVPFAGLSEALEAIALAAKPLAPADPLPIFDKTQSGSGETSPEFESKQRLASLGLKVPASVRTNHGAAGVEDLQFPVVVKADGLVHKTETGGVILDCKSISEVQEAMDGMQDATSFLVEEMCDGSAELLIGVTYDEAHGYLLTLAAGGTLTELLKDSQTLLLPSRPEAIEQALSKLEIAPLLHGYRGAAVCDIDAIVAAVEAVQSFVIAEDGRIAEVEVNPLLCSDTGAVAVDALIRENP
- a CDS encoding acyl-CoA dehydrogenase family protein, with protein sequence MTAYGLTEEQEMIASTVRSFVENEIYPHEDQVERTGEVPAEIADEIKRKTIELGFYACNFPESVGGAGLGHLDFALVERELGRGSMALTHFFGRPQNILMACEGDQIERYLTPAVRGERMDALAMTEPGAGSDIRSMACTAVRKDGDWVVNGTKHFISGAEHADFIIVFIATGEDATPKGPKKRITAFLVDRGTPGLTIRDGYKSVSHRGYKNMILEFDDCRLPDAQVLGDVDGGFEVMNTWLYATRITVAAMSVGRARRVFDYGLTYAAEREQFGQPIGKFQGVSFQLADMITEIDAADLLTLAAADRLDRNLPANREIASAKLYASEMLARVTDATLQIHGGMGLMDDYPIERFWRDARVERIWDGTSEIQRHIISRDLLRALGA
- a CDS encoding class II aldolase and adducin N-terminal domain-containing protein; its protein translation is MDGTHANIKHWEERVDLAAAFRWTARLNMHEGVSNHFSFATSDDGTRFLINPNQVHFSRISASDMLELDANDPDVLKGPNAPDPTAWGLHGGLHRHCPHARCAMHVHSVHATVLACLQNSILPPLDQNAAMFFDRQVVDDNYGGLAFEEEGERCAQLFADPKKKVMIMGNHGIMVIGDTIAETFNRMYFFERACEVYIRALQTGQPLRILPDEIAAKTADEIENYPEQDVRHLAELKAILDKEGSDYAQ
- the ade gene encoding adenine deaminase, whose product is MEHTPLKSWADSAATLVAVAAGRAPADTVLRGGSVVNVHTREVLEGWQVAISSGRFAYVGPDASHCIGPETNVIELDGRYLIPGLCDGHMHIESGMLTPAEFASAVIPHGTTTMFTDPHEIANVLGLRGVRLMHDEALIQPISIFTQMPSCAPSAPGLETTGYEIGPDDVTEAMSWPGIIGLGEMMNFPGVVNGSQQMLAEIAATQNAGKTVGGHYASPDLGPDFHAYAAGGPADDHEGTCEADAIARVRQGMRSMMRLGSAWYDVESQITAVTEKGLDPRGFILCTDDCHSGTLVNDGHMNRVVRHAIACGCDPLIALQMATINTATHFGLERELGSIAPGRRADLIVTSDLRELPIETVIAQGRIVAEGGKIKVCCPHLDWPQDVRKTVRMGRELAAPDFEIKAPEGATKVRARVIGVVENQAPTENLSRDIAVKQGLLAPSGDVCQIALVERHRGTGTVVNALVEGFGYTGKMAMASTVAHDSHHMIVVGTDRENMAFAANRLAEVGGGVTVFKNGEELALIELPIAGLMSDRPAAEVAAKADRMVAAMRDCGCTLNNAYMQHSLLALVVIPSLRISDLGLVDVTRFELTDLIEDTL
- a CDS encoding AMP nucleosidase — protein: MIGYAANLPVRTPDVPEPELFTNPKPAVERLQALYEISSDYLTNRFRDSLEGNPPSERYRAFYPEIRISTQSFAKIDSRLSFGHVAGPGTYATTVTRPDLFAHYLEQQIGLLIDNHGVSVQIGASETPMPVHFAVSNALGLTVPQDGAMDFTLRDVFDVPDLATTNDDIVNGTLPESPDGTSPLAPFTAQRIDYSLARLAHYTATSADHFQNHVLFTNYQFYVEEFESYARKVLADPNSGYTEFVSTGNHVLTDPEDDIPPIEKMPQMPTYHLKRKNGSGITLVNIGVGPSNAKTATDHIAVLRPHAWLMVGHCAGLRNSQSLGDFVLAHAYLREDHVLDDDLPVWVPIPALAEIQIALEQGVAEVTQLEGFELKRIMRTGTVATIDNRNWELRDQSGPVQRLSQSRAIALDMESATIAANGFRFRVPYGTLLCVSDKPLHGELKLPGMASDFYKTQVSRHLLIGIRAMERLQEMPLERLHSRKLRSFAETAFL